From one Halococcus agarilyticus genomic stretch:
- a CDS encoding sulfite exporter TauE/SafE family protein: MLHTEALGLLVGAVALGFVHGIEPGHGWPVAAAYALDQTNKWVSGFAASLLLGVGHLISSLAMVAVFFYAKSYFSLTQVNEPIPIDLFSTTIRIGGPVSLVAGVLLVLLGLREYYGGHSHGTSGSHDHGDRTHDSHTHEHDGGAHRHDGHSHPQGDRAESNDGLFARIKGALPFVGGGSHEHSHDDFDEAAERDLFGIAWFAFVLGFAHEEEFEIIALCTGSNHCLELMSAYAITVVVGIVGLTMLLVAGYHSYEERVEQYTPYLPVFSAVVLVLMGLGFITGLF; the protein is encoded by the coding sequence ATGCTCCACACGGAGGCGCTGGGGTTGCTCGTCGGAGCCGTCGCGCTCGGGTTCGTCCACGGTATCGAACCCGGCCACGGCTGGCCGGTCGCTGCCGCGTACGCACTCGACCAGACGAACAAGTGGGTGTCCGGCTTCGCGGCGAGTCTGCTCCTCGGTGTCGGGCATCTCATCAGCAGTCTGGCGATGGTTGCCGTGTTCTTCTATGCGAAGTCGTATTTCAGCCTCACCCAGGTGAACGAGCCGATCCCGATCGATCTGTTCTCGACGACCATCCGCATCGGCGGACCAGTGAGCCTCGTCGCCGGCGTTTTACTCGTCCTTCTCGGGCTCCGCGAATACTACGGCGGCCATTCTCACGGAACGAGTGGCTCTCACGACCATGGGGATCGGACGCATGATTCTCACACGCACGAGCACGACGGAGGGGCACACCGTCACGACGGCCACTCGCATCCCCAGGGTGATCGGGCGGAATCGAACGACGGGCTGTTCGCTCGGATCAAAGGGGCGCTTCCGTTCGTCGGCGGCGGTTCACACGAGCACTCCCACGACGACTTCGACGAGGCTGCCGAGCGTGATCTGTTCGGGATCGCGTGGTTCGCGTTCGTCCTCGGCTTCGCCCACGAGGAGGAGTTCGAGATCATCGCGCTGTGTACCGGATCGAACCACTGTCTCGAACTGATGAGTGCGTACGCGATCACCGTCGTCGTCGGCATCGTCGGATTGACGATGCTGTTGGTCGCTGGCTACCACAGCTACGAGGAGAGAGTCGAACAATACACGCCGTATCTGCCCGTGTTCTCGGCGGTCGTGCTCGTCCTCATGGGACTCGGGTTCATCACGGGCC
- the arcD gene encoding arginine/ornithine antiporter ArcD has protein sequence MSDFAPLEYGEIEPSRRPSLAEALVPVAAVVLALGIGSGYLGLAPHGPLLWAIAFTGLFARYRLGYDWDGVYDAAASGLRMGLQAILILFVIYGLIATWTSAGTIPGLMYYGLGLLSPTVFLPVAAVLAAVVAFAVGSSWTTVGTLGVAFLGIGEGLGVPAPMTAGAIVSGAYAGDKQSPLSDTTNLAAAVTDTDLYEHITAMRLGTLVAFGLSVLAYAALGVVAVTGAGADVAAISDPLAATYALGPLVFLPLLVTFGLAIAGYPALPALVAGVFAGALTTTVAQGASFTRAWEVFLNGTAPETGSEVVNGLLATGGIAGSAWTIAVVVAALSLGGLLERTGILATLAHHLAAAIRSPSSLVAGTGVAAMATNAFSAQQYMSIVVPGMSLRSLYDEYDLETTDLSRAVEAAGTPSGPLFPWHAGAVYMAGVLGFATSWTFVPYYFFGFLSPLALFVMAYTGHGVSQSSARADATAPADD, from the coding sequence ATGAGTGATTTCGCACCGCTCGAGTACGGGGAGATCGAGCCGTCGCGACGGCCGAGTCTCGCCGAGGCGCTCGTGCCGGTCGCCGCGGTCGTTCTCGCCCTCGGGATCGGGTCGGGCTATCTCGGCCTCGCGCCACACGGACCGCTGCTCTGGGCCATCGCCTTTACGGGACTGTTCGCCAGGTATCGGCTGGGCTACGACTGGGACGGCGTCTACGACGCCGCTGCGAGCGGCCTCCGGATGGGACTGCAAGCGATCCTGATCCTGTTCGTGATCTACGGGCTCATCGCGACGTGGACGAGCGCCGGAACGATTCCGGGGTTGATGTACTACGGGCTCGGCCTGCTCTCGCCGACGGTCTTTCTTCCTGTAGCAGCGGTCCTCGCCGCGGTCGTGGCCTTCGCGGTCGGCTCCTCGTGGACCACTGTGGGAACGCTCGGGGTGGCCTTTCTCGGAATCGGCGAAGGACTCGGCGTTCCCGCACCGATGACCGCGGGTGCGATCGTGTCGGGTGCGTACGCCGGCGACAAGCAGAGCCCGCTCTCTGACACCACGAACCTCGCGGCGGCGGTCACCGACACCGACCTCTACGAGCACATCACCGCGATGCGGCTCGGCACGCTCGTCGCGTTCGGCCTCTCGGTGCTCGCGTACGCTGCACTCGGCGTGGTCGCCGTCACGGGCGCGGGAGCGGACGTCGCCGCGATCAGCGATCCGCTCGCCGCGACGTACGCGCTCGGCCCGCTCGTCTTCCTCCCACTACTGGTCACGTTCGGGCTCGCGATCGCGGGCTATCCGGCGCTCCCGGCGCTGGTGGCGGGTGTCTTCGCCGGTGCGCTCACCACGACCGTCGCCCAGGGCGCGTCGTTCACCCGTGCGTGGGAGGTGTTCCTGAACGGCACCGCCCCGGAGACGGGGAGCGAGGTCGTGAACGGGCTGCTCGCGACCGGCGGGATCGCCGGCTCGGCGTGGACCATCGCGGTCGTCGTCGCCGCGCTCTCGCTCGGCGGCCTGCTCGAACGCACGGGGATTCTCGCAACGCTCGCCCACCATCTCGCGGCGGCGATCCGGTCGCCGAGTTCGCTCGTCGCGGGCACCGGCGTCGCCGCGATGGCGACGAACGCGTTCTCGGCCCAGCAGTACATGAGCATCGTGGTGCCGGGGATGAGCCTCCGGAGCCTCTACGACGAGTACGACCTCGAAACGACCGACCTCTCGCGCGCGGTCGAGGCCGCCGGCACGCCCTCCGGTCCCCTGTTCCCGTGGCACGCCGGTGCGGTCTACATGGCGGGCGTGCTCGGCTTCGCGACCTCGTGGACGTTCGTCCCGTACTACTTCTTCGGCTTTCTCTCGCCGCTCGCGCTGTTCGTGATGGCGTACACGGGCCACGGCGTGAGTCAGTCGAGTGCGAGAGCCGACGCCACAGCGCCCGCCGACGACTAG